One genomic window of Actinoplanes lobatus includes the following:
- a CDS encoding AfsR/SARP family transcriptional regulator: MRIQVLGPVRAWLGDDPVALTSAGRRAVLGLLAVAGGQPLSQAELVDALWGDRPPPSAANIIQTHVKHLRRLLEPGRAFRSHSTLLPRVGDGYALRVPENSVDLLRFRRLLAEATTARQNGDQRTAADLSAEALAQWQGTPLMDVPMLAGHPKVLALIEERRAALGRYGELMIMLGAVSEALPALEEAAAAQPLDEAGQARLIRAYTAAGRRAKAFATFHDTRRLLADELGVDPGPELSAAHASLLRDPGEAVAVPAPQINTTDHLPVRPKPAQLPADVPGFTGRADELAALDRLVTSGEQTVVTVSGMAGVGKTALAVRWAHRARSRFPDGQLHVNLRGYDSEQPMTPEDTLAGFLRALGMAGNDIPAGRDERAAAYRSLLDGRRVLVVLDNAVSVDQVWPLLPGTSSCTVVVTSRDMLPGLVARHGAGRLVVPLLPAGEALVLITRLIGDRVRDDPAAAADLIGRCAQLPLALRVAAELAIGRPEAPLRMLVAELADESRRLELLNAGGDPQTGVRAVFSWSYRQLAPAAARAFRLLGLVPGPDVAGYAVAALLGTGVVEAGEVLEVLARAHLVQHVTADRYSQHDLLRAYAIGLGLEGGEGDRALERLADATLFTATAAMDTLYPAERHRRVRAVRPRSPIPPVGDGAGAQAWLDRERDNLVALVAHAAVHDRPAHAVGLTLTLLRYLESGGHYPEAVVMHEHAVRAARLTGDAAAEAQLLTNLAVMDVQQGHYERADTVLRRAVVLARACGDHAVQARALGNLGHVDQWQGRYDEAADSLRKALELCRLTGDRAAEARALGNLGQVLRRQGLDEQAAAYLNESVRICRDIGDPVGEGYALVSLGDIAARQRDSRRAVRSHREALDIFRRTNERAGTALALDGLGAVTHDVVFLREALEIFQQLGERAGEARVTNSLGEALTTTGRPADGRERHLAALTLATGTGDRYESARAHAGLARAAEMLGDPDTAGKHRNQAWTGYTEIGAPEAEDIRRLIDR; this comes from the coding sequence GTGCGGATCCAAGTGCTCGGCCCGGTCCGCGCATGGCTCGGCGACGACCCGGTGGCACTCACCTCGGCGGGCCGGCGCGCCGTGCTGGGCCTGCTCGCGGTGGCCGGCGGGCAGCCGCTGAGCCAAGCCGAACTCGTCGACGCGCTGTGGGGCGACCGGCCCCCGCCGAGCGCGGCCAACATCATCCAGACGCACGTCAAGCATCTGCGCCGGCTCCTGGAACCGGGGCGGGCGTTCCGTTCGCACAGCACCCTCCTCCCCCGCGTCGGCGACGGGTACGCCCTACGGGTGCCCGAGAACAGTGTGGACCTCCTGCGCTTCCGGCGGCTGCTCGCCGAGGCGACCACCGCGCGGCAGAACGGGGATCAGCGGACCGCGGCCGACCTGTCCGCCGAGGCGCTCGCGCAGTGGCAGGGCACGCCGCTGATGGATGTGCCGATGCTGGCCGGGCACCCCAAGGTCCTCGCCCTGATCGAGGAGCGGCGGGCCGCCCTGGGCCGCTACGGCGAACTCATGATCATGCTGGGCGCGGTGTCCGAGGCGCTGCCCGCGCTGGAGGAGGCCGCGGCGGCCCAACCGCTGGACGAGGCCGGCCAGGCCCGGCTGATCCGCGCCTACACGGCGGCCGGCCGCCGGGCCAAGGCGTTCGCGACGTTCCACGACACGCGCCGCCTGCTCGCCGACGAACTGGGCGTCGATCCGGGCCCGGAACTGTCCGCCGCGCACGCGTCCCTGCTGCGGGATCCCGGTGAGGCCGTCGCCGTTCCGGCGCCGCAGATCAACACCACAGACCACCTTCCGGTACGGCCGAAGCCCGCCCAACTGCCGGCGGACGTACCGGGGTTCACCGGCCGCGCCGACGAGCTCGCCGCACTGGATCGCCTGGTCACGTCCGGTGAGCAGACCGTCGTGACGGTGTCCGGGATGGCGGGCGTGGGCAAGACGGCGCTGGCGGTGCGATGGGCGCACCGGGCCCGCTCCCGGTTCCCGGACGGCCAGCTCCACGTGAATCTGCGCGGCTACGACTCCGAACAGCCGATGACGCCCGAGGACACGCTCGCCGGGTTCCTCCGCGCCCTGGGCATGGCCGGAAACGACATCCCGGCCGGGCGGGACGAGCGCGCCGCCGCCTACCGGAGCCTGCTCGACGGCCGCCGCGTGCTCGTCGTGCTGGACAACGCGGTGTCGGTCGACCAGGTGTGGCCGCTGCTGCCCGGCACCTCGTCCTGCACCGTGGTGGTGACCAGCCGGGACATGCTGCCGGGACTGGTCGCCCGGCACGGCGCGGGCCGGCTCGTGGTGCCACTGCTGCCCGCCGGGGAGGCGCTGGTCCTGATCACCCGGCTGATCGGCGACCGGGTGCGCGACGATCCCGCGGCGGCGGCCGACCTGATCGGACGGTGTGCGCAGCTGCCGCTGGCGTTGCGGGTCGCCGCCGAACTCGCGATCGGGCGGCCCGAGGCGCCGTTGCGGATGCTGGTCGCCGAACTCGCCGACGAGAGCCGCCGCCTGGAACTGCTGAACGCCGGCGGCGACCCGCAGACCGGGGTCCGTGCCGTGTTCTCCTGGTCCTACCGTCAGCTCGCACCGGCCGCGGCACGCGCCTTCCGGCTGCTCGGCCTGGTTCCCGGCCCGGACGTGGCGGGCTACGCGGTCGCCGCGCTGCTGGGCACCGGCGTCGTCGAGGCCGGTGAGGTGCTGGAGGTGCTGGCCCGGGCCCACCTGGTCCAGCACGTGACGGCCGACCGCTACAGCCAGCATGACCTGCTCCGGGCGTACGCGATCGGTCTCGGCCTGGAAGGGGGTGAGGGTGACCGGGCACTGGAGCGGCTCGCCGACGCCACCCTGTTCACCGCGACCGCCGCGATGGACACGCTCTATCCGGCGGAGCGGCACCGGCGGGTCCGCGCCGTCCGGCCGCGGTCGCCGATCCCGCCGGTCGGCGACGGCGCGGGCGCCCAGGCCTGGCTGGACCGGGAACGCGACAACCTGGTGGCGCTGGTGGCGCACGCGGCCGTCCACGACCGGCCCGCGCACGCCGTCGGTCTCACCCTCACACTGCTGCGCTACCTGGAGAGCGGCGGCCACTACCCGGAGGCGGTCGTCATGCACGAGCACGCGGTGCGGGCCGCCCGGCTGACCGGGGACGCCGCCGCGGAGGCGCAGCTGCTGACCAACCTCGCGGTCATGGACGTGCAGCAGGGCCACTACGAACGGGCGGACACCGTGCTGCGGCGCGCGGTCGTGCTGGCCCGGGCGTGCGGCGACCACGCGGTCCAGGCGCGGGCGCTCGGCAACCTCGGCCACGTCGACCAGTGGCAGGGGCGCTACGACGAGGCGGCCGATTCACTGCGCAAGGCGCTGGAGCTGTGCCGGCTCACCGGTGACCGGGCGGCCGAGGCGCGGGCGCTCGGCAACCTGGGCCAGGTCCTGCGACGGCAGGGCCTCGACGAGCAGGCCGCGGCCTACCTGAACGAGTCGGTCCGGATCTGCCGCGACATCGGCGATCCGGTCGGCGAGGGGTACGCCCTGGTCAGCCTCGGCGACATCGCCGCCCGGCAGCGCGACAGCCGGCGCGCGGTCCGCTCCCACCGCGAGGCGCTGGACATCTTCCGGCGCACCAACGAACGCGCCGGCACCGCACTGGCGCTCGACGGGCTGGGCGCGGTCACCCACGACGTCGTCTTCCTCCGCGAGGCGCTGGAGATCTTCCAGCAGCTCGGCGAACGGGCCGGCGAGGCCCGGGTCACCAACAGCCTCGGCGAGGCGCTCACCACCACCGGCCGGCCGGCGGACGGCCGGGAACGGCATCTGGCGGCGCTCACCCTGGCGACCGGCACCGGCGACCGGTACGAGTCGGCGCGGGCGCACGCCGGTCTGGCCCGGGCGGCCGAGATGCTCGGCGACCCGGACACCGCCGGGAAGCACCGCAATCAGGCGTGGACCGGTTACACCGAGATCGGCGCCCCGGAGGCCGAGGACATCCGCCGCCTCATCGACCGCTGA
- a CDS encoding cellulose binding domain-containing protein, with translation MDLNRYHKHGECIVMHRSMAVVAGLAAALLTPSAPAAAADPAVCHVGYVTNGDPWSFNGQITITNTSGLTLYGWTLRFALPAGQTLRSGWEATFTVTGQEVTAKSLAYNSDVLSGKSVSVGFHASGDVKGPYPAEFRINDNLCTTGPV, from the coding sequence GTGGACCTGAACCGATACCACAAGCACGGGGAGTGCATCGTCATGCATCGATCAATGGCGGTTGTCGCCGGCCTGGCCGCGGCCCTGCTCACGCCGTCCGCGCCGGCGGCCGCCGCGGATCCCGCGGTGTGCCATGTCGGCTATGTGACCAACGGCGACCCGTGGTCGTTCAACGGGCAGATCACCATCACCAACACCAGCGGTCTCACCCTGTACGGCTGGACGCTGAGGTTCGCGCTGCCGGCCGGGCAGACCCTCCGCAGCGGCTGGGAGGCGACCTTCACCGTCACCGGGCAGGAGGTGACCGCGAAGAGCCTCGCCTACAACAGCGACGTGCTCTCGGGGAAGTCGGTGTCGGTGGGCTTCCACGCCTCCGGCGACGTGAAGGGCCCCTATCCGGCCGAGTTCCGGATCAACGACAACCTGTGTACGACCGGCCCCGTCTGA
- a CDS encoding phospholipase, producing MYPSVPTPRPLRTVLAAAAAVVAMLGAASPAYAVTAAEKAAVLSSFTQTSVSSYNSWNAARQNQGAWSAYTFNWSTDYCSSSPDNPLGFDFKLSCWRHDFGYRNYKEIGAFSANKSRLDSMFYEDLKRKCATYSAAVRPACNSLAWTYYEAVSIAGSLAAVSTEDLEAAAELKAAGEAAAAR from the coding sequence ATGTACCCGTCAGTCCCGACCCCCCGCCCCCTCCGTACCGTCCTCGCCGCCGCGGCCGCCGTGGTCGCCATGCTGGGCGCGGCGAGCCCCGCCTACGCCGTCACCGCGGCGGAGAAGGCGGCCGTTCTCTCGTCCTTCACCCAGACCAGCGTGAGCAGCTACAACTCCTGGAACGCCGCGCGGCAGAACCAGGGCGCCTGGTCCGCGTACACGTTCAACTGGAGCACCGACTACTGCTCGTCCAGCCCGGACAATCCCCTCGGGTTCGACTTCAAGCTGTCCTGCTGGCGGCACGACTTCGGCTACCGCAACTACAAGGAGATCGGCGCGTTCAGCGCGAACAAGAGCCGTCTCGACTCGATGTTCTACGAGGACCTGAAGCGCAAGTGCGCCACCTACTCGGCCGCCGTCCGCCCGGCCTGCAACAGCCTGGCCTGGACCTATTACGAGGCGGTGTCCATCGCCGGCTCGCTCGCCGCGGTCAGCACCGAGGACCTGGAAGCCGCCGCCGAGTTGAAGGCCGCGGGTGAGGCCGCCGCCGCCCGCTGA
- a CDS encoding SDR family NAD(P)-dependent oxidoreductase — protein MGRLDGQVALITGGEGSVGMATARAFVREGARVVLAGIAEPGLAAAGRELGDDAASCTVTDVTDPASVRAAVAHTVRRFGRLDIVFSNAGISGPVAPVAGYPDDEFDRVLAVHVRGSFLTCKYSLPVLSDGGRIVINSSVVGLTSDPGIAAYATAKHAVVGLMRTLAKEVAGRAIRVNTVHPGPIDNDFQHGIETAATGRPAPEAAAVFDEMIPLRRHARPDEIAAVVLFLASADSSFMTGATLVVDGGMSI, from the coding sequence GTGGGACGGTTGGACGGCCAGGTGGCATTGATCACCGGCGGTGAGGGAAGCGTCGGCATGGCGACCGCACGGGCCTTCGTGCGGGAGGGCGCGCGGGTGGTGCTGGCCGGCATCGCCGAACCCGGGCTCGCCGCCGCCGGACGGGAGCTCGGTGACGACGCCGCCAGCTGCACGGTCACCGACGTGACCGATCCGGCCTCGGTACGGGCGGCGGTCGCGCACACCGTGCGGCGGTTCGGGCGGCTGGACATCGTGTTCAGCAACGCCGGGATCAGTGGGCCGGTGGCTCCGGTCGCCGGCTATCCCGACGACGAGTTCGACCGGGTCCTCGCCGTACACGTGCGGGGGTCGTTCCTGACCTGCAAATACAGTCTGCCGGTGCTGTCCGACGGCGGTCGCATCGTGATCAACTCCAGTGTGGTGGGGTTGACGTCGGATCCCGGCATCGCGGCGTACGCCACGGCCAAGCACGCGGTCGTCGGCCTGATGCGCACGCTCGCCAAGGAGGTCGCGGGCCGGGCCATCCGGGTGAACACCGTGCATCCGGGGCCGATCGACAACGACTTCCAGCACGGCATCGAGACGGCGGCGACCGGCCGCCCGGCCCCCGAGGCGGCCGCCGTCTTCGACGAGATGATCCCGCTGCGCCGGCATGCCCGGCCGGACGAGATCGCCGCGGTCGTGCTCTTTCTGGCCAGCGCCGACAGTTCCTTCATGACCGGCGCCACCCTCGTCGTCGACGGCGGCATGAGCATCTGA
- a CDS encoding Gfo/Idh/MocA family protein, whose translation MRIGVLGAARIVKSALIDPARTVDGVEVVAIAARDEDRARRYAARHGIGHVHPSYQALLADPVVNAVYIPLPAALHASWTIAAIEAGKHVLCEKPFASNTAAAERVAEVAASSDSVVMEAYHSHHHPLQARLREIIASGELGRITSARATFCAPVPPGRDIRWDLALGGGGLLDVGYYPVRQLRDLFGPEPEVTEARAWERGGVDRLVTATLRFESGVEGRIVSSIWSRHLIGATLEVAGADGRMRVSWPYHPQIRGRIRVRGRHGSRVEAADRRSTYAFQLEAFRDGDDRGTGPAEAVAQMRTLDAIYTAAGMSARP comes from the coding sequence ATGCGCATCGGTGTGCTGGGCGCCGCCCGCATCGTGAAGAGCGCCCTGATCGATCCGGCCCGTACCGTCGACGGTGTCGAGGTGGTGGCGATCGCCGCCCGCGACGAGGACCGGGCCCGGCGGTACGCGGCACGCCACGGCATCGGTCACGTGCACCCGTCGTACCAGGCGCTGCTGGCCGACCCGGTGGTGAACGCCGTCTACATCCCGTTGCCCGCGGCCCTGCACGCGTCCTGGACGATCGCCGCGATCGAAGCGGGCAAGCACGTGCTGTGCGAGAAGCCGTTCGCCAGCAACACCGCGGCGGCCGAGCGGGTCGCGGAGGTCGCCGCGTCGTCGGACAGCGTCGTGATGGAGGCCTATCACTCGCACCATCATCCGTTGCAGGCCCGGCTGCGGGAGATCATCGCCTCCGGTGAGCTGGGCCGGATCACCTCGGCCCGTGCCACCTTCTGCGCGCCGGTCCCGCCCGGCCGGGACATCCGCTGGGATCTCGCCCTGGGCGGCGGTGGCCTCCTCGACGTCGGCTACTACCCGGTCCGCCAACTGCGTGACCTGTTCGGGCCGGAGCCGGAGGTCACCGAGGCCCGGGCGTGGGAACGCGGCGGCGTCGATCGACTGGTCACCGCGACCCTGCGGTTCGAGTCCGGTGTAGAGGGACGGATCGTGTCGTCGATCTGGTCACGTCACCTGATCGGCGCCACGCTGGAGGTCGCCGGTGCGGACGGCCGGATGCGCGTCTCCTGGCCCTACCACCCGCAGATCCGCGGGAGGATCCGCGTCCGTGGCCGCCACGGCAGCCGGGTGGAGGCGGCCGACCGGCGGTCCACCTATGCGTTCCAGCTGGAGGCCTTCCGCGACGGCGACGACCGCGGCACCGGTCCGGCCGAGGCGGTGGCCCAGATGCGCACCCTGGACGCCATCTACACGGCCGCCGGCATGTCCGCCCGGCCGTGA
- a CDS encoding RNase H family protein, whose product MTIFDAGSGRWIHPDPYRAKFSRDVCDAPAPGRPAKGSERRFGRGRAYRRDRWTITGSVVDTKPDPDEPVAVGTDSSYKPVRTEAGVHRPISWGFVTTTGRYGMGANDSRGSVPGRDRVLQGELRAIWWALLDVPATHPITVYTDSRDAIDLLTRWRDGDRAMPDGYTVERTSGREATLVQLAGRVERAGDRLRVTWVRGHTGHPLNECADALAKLARAWADERLAKGTVEADARRAVRNALTRFAA is encoded by the coding sequence GTGACGATCTTCGATGCCGGATCGGGTAGGTGGATCCATCCCGATCCGTACCGTGCGAAGTTCTCCCGCGACGTCTGCGACGCACCGGCGCCGGGACGCCCGGCCAAGGGCAGCGAACGCAGGTTCGGGCGTGGCCGGGCGTACCGCCGCGACCGATGGACCATCACCGGATCCGTCGTCGACACGAAGCCGGACCCGGACGAGCCCGTCGCCGTCGGCACGGACAGCTCCTACAAACCCGTGCGCACCGAGGCCGGCGTCCATCGGCCGATCTCCTGGGGATTCGTGACCACCACCGGCCGGTACGGCATGGGCGCGAACGACAGCCGCGGATCGGTGCCCGGCCGTGACCGGGTGCTGCAGGGCGAACTGCGCGCGATCTGGTGGGCGCTGCTCGACGTTCCCGCCACCCATCCGATCACCGTCTACACCGACTCGCGGGACGCGATCGACCTGCTCACCCGGTGGCGCGACGGGGACCGGGCGATGCCCGACGGGTACACGGTGGAACGTACGAGCGGCCGGGAGGCGACGCTGGTCCAGCTGGCCGGGCGGGTCGAGCGGGCCGGCGACCGGTTGCGGGTGACGTGGGTTCGCGGGCACACCGGGCATCCGCTGAACGAGTGCGCGGACGCCCTGGCGAAGCTGGCCCGGGCCTGGGCGGATGAGCGGCTGGCCAAGGGAACGGTCGAGGCCGACGCGCGGCGGGCGGTGCGTAACGCCCTGACCAGGTTCGCCGCATAG
- a CDS encoding MOSC domain-containing protein gives MDDTIAVRHRSLDEILEGLHLVRQSPRGTGTLALAVRRPSTGAREVLAQAELHRETGLVGDNWSRRPSSRTPDNTPHPGMQLNVINARFVELIAGPDRDAWALAGDQLYVDLDLSFDALPAGSRLAIGDQAVIEVTDQPHTGCAKFAARFGRDAHKFVWTDEAKSLRLRGLNARVITGGTITPGDTVRQIL, from the coding sequence GTGGACGACACCATCGCTGTACGGCATCGCTCGCTGGACGAGATCCTGGAAGGCCTGCACCTGGTGCGGCAGTCCCCGCGGGGCACGGGCACCCTGGCGCTGGCCGTGCGCCGGCCCTCGACCGGCGCCCGCGAAGTGCTGGCCCAGGCCGAGCTGCACCGGGAGACCGGGCTGGTCGGCGACAACTGGAGCCGGCGGCCCAGCTCCCGGACACCCGACAACACGCCGCATCCCGGCATGCAGCTCAACGTCATCAACGCCCGGTTCGTCGAACTGATCGCCGGACCGGATCGCGACGCCTGGGCACTCGCCGGTGACCAGCTCTACGTCGATCTCGATCTGAGCTTCGACGCCCTGCCGGCGGGTTCCCGCCTCGCGATCGGCGATCAGGCCGTCATCGAGGTGACCGACCAGCCGCACACCGGCTGCGCCAAGTTCGCCGCCCGGTTCGGGCGCGACGCCCACAAGTTCGTCTGGACCGACGAGGCCAAGAGCCTGCGGCTGCGTGGCCTCAACGCCCGGGTGATCACCGGCGGGACGATCACGCCCGGCGACACCGTGCGGCAGATCCTCTGA
- a CDS encoding dihydrofolate reductase family protein: MRDLVYTGFMSLDGVVDSPGGPEEGHRSGGWVVKDLEFVPEAWSLKGEELADTTALMFGRRSYEAFAPFWPGSEDHAAYKDLPKYVVSATLSGDALVDGWGPTTILRSTDDVAALKNGDGGAIFIHGSAELARRLSGAGLIDRYHLLVFPTLLGAGKSLFGRADRDKQMLRLRESQTYRNGILKLVYDVER, translated from the coding sequence ATGCGCGATCTGGTCTACACCGGTTTCATGTCGCTCGACGGCGTCGTGGACTCGCCCGGCGGGCCGGAGGAGGGGCACCGCAGCGGCGGCTGGGTGGTCAAGGACCTCGAGTTCGTCCCCGAAGCCTGGTCGCTCAAGGGCGAAGAACTCGCCGACACGACCGCGCTGATGTTCGGCCGCCGCAGCTACGAGGCGTTCGCGCCGTTCTGGCCCGGCTCGGAGGACCACGCCGCCTACAAGGACCTCCCCAAATACGTGGTTTCGGCCACGCTGTCCGGCGACGCCCTCGTCGACGGGTGGGGGCCCACGACGATCCTGCGTTCCACCGACGACGTCGCCGCGCTCAAGAACGGTGACGGCGGCGCCATCTTCATCCACGGCAGCGCCGAACTGGCCCGGCGGCTGTCCGGCGCGGGCCTGATCGACCGATACCACCTGCTCGTCTTCCCCACGCTGCTCGGCGCCGGCAAGAGCCTGTTCGGCCGGGCCGACCGGGACAAGCAGATGCTGAGGCTGCGCGAATCGCAGACCTACCGCAACGGCATCCTGAAACTCGTCTACGACGTCGAACGCTGA
- a CDS encoding helix-turn-helix domain-containing protein — protein MELRFETRRSDSPWVDAVWTCASERVTAMTSVAGVRWGLVFWEREGRSFASVTGPETRTRSAPVPEGAIFTGVDFAVGTSLRNVSTPALVDGGIELPGTERRTFRLDGARWETPGPDDVETLVGALVRAGTVVRDPLVAEVLRGHLPAVSGRTVERRFRAATGLTRGAVRQIERARTAAELLAAGDAAADVVAKLDYFDEPHLARALRSYVGRTVRQLRDGAGGAIGLDLGQRSTS, from the coding sequence GTGGAGTTGCGGTTCGAGACACGCCGGTCCGACTCGCCATGGGTCGACGCCGTGTGGACGTGCGCGAGCGAGCGGGTCACCGCGATGACATCGGTCGCGGGGGTGCGCTGGGGCCTGGTGTTCTGGGAGCGGGAGGGCCGGTCGTTCGCGAGTGTCACCGGCCCGGAGACCCGGACCCGGTCGGCGCCGGTACCCGAGGGTGCGATCTTCACAGGCGTCGACTTCGCGGTGGGCACCTCGCTGCGCAACGTGTCCACGCCGGCGCTGGTCGACGGCGGTATCGAGCTGCCCGGCACCGAACGCCGCACGTTCCGGCTGGACGGCGCGCGCTGGGAGACGCCCGGCCCCGACGACGTCGAGACGCTGGTCGGCGCTCTGGTCCGGGCCGGGACCGTGGTTCGTGATCCACTTGTCGCCGAGGTGCTGCGGGGTCACCTGCCGGCCGTCTCGGGGCGCACCGTCGAACGCCGGTTCCGCGCCGCGACGGGCCTGACGCGGGGCGCGGTCCGGCAGATCGAGCGGGCCCGCACGGCGGCGGAGTTGCTGGCCGCGGGCGACGCGGCCGCCGACGTCGTCGCCAAGCTCGACTACTTCGACGAGCCGCATCTGGCGCGGGCGCTGCGCTCGTACGTCGGGCGCACCGTGCGGCAGTTGCGGGACGGCGCGGGCGGCGCGATCGGCCTGGACCTGGGTCAGCGTTCGACGTCGTAG
- a CDS encoding glycoside hydrolase family 26 protein, with protein sequence MTAVFAGGTAVVAPTAAVAAPASKCVTDANLVPSCGVLWGGAAGGFTSKPRDLEHKNWEKMSGRTATIFHTYHKGDEEFPTKAEIAMTQDPANPRVLLLNWKIAYGSSWAKVAKGEQDDRIDAFAKRIKAYDKDVFLVLNHEPENDVKPKKGSGWEAKDFKAMYRHTIQRLEAQGADNVVNVMAYMGNERWMAQSWWKDLYPGDDVVDWIGLDSYVSVEKGYYHYGTFGDLLDRKPKNGGPGFYEWATTKHQGKPIMVAEWGGYHRIGKKTDKSAVYNSVLPQLKKRPAIKAIVHFDTKADDQGNRDISINSTPASLAAFKKLAANPIFNVKLS encoded by the coding sequence TTGACCGCCGTATTCGCGGGTGGCACCGCTGTCGTGGCGCCGACTGCCGCTGTTGCGGCGCCGGCCAGCAAGTGTGTTACCGACGCCAACCTTGTCCCGTCCTGTGGCGTGTTGTGGGGTGGTGCGGCTGGTGGGTTCACCAGTAAGCCCCGCGACCTGGAGCACAAGAACTGGGAGAAGATGTCCGGGCGGACCGCGACGATCTTCCACACCTATCACAAGGGTGACGAGGAGTTCCCGACCAAGGCTGAGATCGCGATGACGCAGGATCCGGCGAACCCGCGGGTGCTGCTGCTGAACTGGAAGATCGCCTACGGCTCGTCGTGGGCGAAGGTCGCCAAGGGTGAGCAGGACGACCGGATCGACGCGTTCGCCAAGCGGATCAAGGCGTACGACAAGGACGTGTTCCTGGTGCTGAACCATGAGCCGGAGAACGACGTCAAGCCGAAGAAGGGTTCCGGCTGGGAGGCCAAGGACTTCAAGGCGATGTACCGGCACACGATCCAGCGGTTGGAGGCGCAGGGCGCCGACAACGTGGTGAACGTGATGGCGTACATGGGTAACGAGCGGTGGATGGCCCAGTCGTGGTGGAAGGACCTGTACCCGGGCGACGACGTCGTGGACTGGATCGGCCTGGACTCGTACGTGAGCGTGGAGAAGGGCTACTACCACTACGGCACGTTCGGTGATCTGCTGGACCGTAAGCCGAAGAACGGTGGCCCGGGTTTCTACGAGTGGGCGACGACCAAGCACCAGGGCAAGCCGATCATGGTCGCCGAGTGGGGCGGGTATCACCGGATCGGTAAGAAGACCGACAAGTCGGCGGTGTACAACAGTGTGCTGCCGCAGCTGAAGAAGCGTCCCGCGATCAAGGCGATCGTGCACTTCGACACGAAGGCCGATGACCAGGGCAACCGGGACATCAGCATCAACAGCACCCCGGCCAGCCTCGCCGCGTTCAAGAAGCTCGCCGCCAACCCGATCTTCAACGTCAAGCTGAGCTGA